In Actinomycetota bacterium, one DNA window encodes the following:
- a CDS encoding MerR family transcriptional regulator has product MRLRVEELAKAADVSVDTVRYYQKQRLLPAPERDGRNAVYTGEHLERMARIKDLQRRGFSLAVIGRFLAGELDPADERLAAAVAEAGGQGSDGVAEELFDIAELAARTQVPAPMLDALVRDGLLVGRRHDGEVRFSQADVDIVTGGMAVLETGLPLPELLALARRHNDATREFALEAVELFDTYVRRPLRDTDLPEPEKAEHMVAAFRTLLPAVTELASYHFRRVLLAVAQEHFEPVFDPVGDPVGEPL; this is encoded by the coding sequence ATGCGGTTACGGGTCGAGGAGCTGGCCAAGGCCGCCGACGTGTCGGTTGACACGGTCCGCTACTACCAGAAGCAGCGGTTGCTGCCCGCCCCCGAGCGTGACGGCCGCAACGCGGTCTACACGGGCGAGCACCTCGAGCGCATGGCCCGCATCAAGGACCTCCAGCGCCGGGGCTTCAGCCTGGCCGTTATCGGGCGGTTCCTGGCCGGCGAGCTCGACCCCGCCGACGAACGCCTGGCCGCGGCCGTGGCGGAAGCGGGCGGGCAGGGGTCTGACGGAGTGGCCGAGGAGCTGTTCGACATAGCGGAACTGGCGGCTCGCACCCAGGTCCCCGCGCCCATGCTCGACGCCCTCGTGCGCGACGGGCTGTTGGTCGGGCGCCGCCACGACGGCGAGGTCCGCTTCTCCCAGGCCGACGTGGACATCGTGACCGGGGGGATGGCGGTCCTGGAGACCGGTCTGCCCCTGCCCGAGCTATTGGCCCTGGCCCGGCGCCACAACGACGCCACCCGGGAGTTCGCCCTGGAGGCCGTCGAGCTGTTCGACACCTATGTCCGCCGGCCGTTGCGCGACACCGACCTGCCCGAGCCCGAGAAGGCCGAGCACATGGTGGCCGCCTTCCGGACGCTGCTCCCGGCCGTGACCGAGCTGGCCAGCTACCACTTCCGGCGCGTGCTGCTGGCGGTGGCCCAGGAGCACTTCGAGCCCGTGTTCGACCCGGTGGGCGACCCCGTGGGCGAGCCCCTTTGA
- a CDS encoding isochorismate synthase, protein MRSLRSVTRELPAGTDPLDGLAAGSFVWSHEGTALVGTGVAARVAVATGPGRLEKAAGEVATLLGAIEVDDPLGLAGTGPLAVGALAFHDGQESELIVPARVVGRDADGRAWVTEVGPAPASARGAVVGPARGATPTQVRGATPGRPPGLEPTSFAVESAGGRMAWTAGVRGALDAIAAGRIEKVVLARRVTVWGDQPFAAAAVVDRLRRSHPSCFTFATPAGFVGASPELLLRRRGRWAWSRPMAGTVERGGGRAEDRRRESALRSSPKERDEHRLVVEDVKARLERACPEVFVKRPEVVALSSVTHLATSVTARLGTPAPTALDLVALLHPTPAVGGAPREAALAALAALEPFDRGLYAGPVGWVDRRGDGDWAVALRCAQLDGRRATLWAGAGIVTGSSPEAEWAETQAKLEPMLRALVRV, encoded by the coding sequence GTGAGGTCGTTGCGCTCCGTGACCCGTGAGCTGCCGGCCGGGACCGACCCCCTCGACGGGTTGGCGGCTGGTTCGTTCGTGTGGTCCCACGAGGGGACCGCCCTGGTGGGTACGGGGGTGGCCGCCCGGGTGGCGGTGGCCACCGGACCGGGCCGGCTGGAGAAGGCAGCCGGTGAGGTCGCGACCCTGCTGGGCGCTATCGAGGTCGACGACCCGCTGGGGCTGGCCGGGACCGGACCTCTGGCCGTGGGCGCGCTGGCGTTCCACGACGGCCAGGAGAGCGAACTGATCGTGCCCGCTCGGGTCGTCGGCCGCGACGCCGACGGCCGGGCCTGGGTCACCGAGGTCGGGCCCGCTCCGGCCTCCGCCCGCGGCGCGGTCGTCGGCCCAGCCCGCGGCGCGACCCCCACCCAGGTCCGCGGCGCGACCCCCGGCCGGCCGCCGGGCCTGGAGCCGACCAGCTTTGCCGTCGAGTCGGCCGGTGGGCGCATGGCGTGGACAGCGGGCGTGCGGGGCGCTCTCGACGCCATCGCCGCCGGCCGCATCGAGAAGGTGGTCCTGGCCCGGCGGGTCACCGTGTGGGGCGACCAGCCGTTCGCCGCGGCGGCCGTGGTTGACAGGCTGCGCCGGTCCCATCCCAGTTGCTTCACCTTCGCCACTCCGGCCGGCTTCGTGGGCGCCAGCCCCGAGCTGCTCCTGCGCCGGCGGGGCCGGTGGGCGTGGTCGAGGCCCATGGCCGGAACCGTCGAGCGGGGCGGGGGCCGGGCCGAGGACCGGCGCCGGGAGTCGGCGCTGCGTTCGTCGCCCAAAGAGCGTGACGAGCACCGCCTGGTGGTCGAAGACGTCAAGGCCCGGCTGGAGAGGGCCTGCCCCGAGGTGTTCGTGAAGCGGCCCGAGGTCGTGGCCTTGTCTTCGGTCACCCACCTGGCCACGTCGGTCACGGCCCGGCTGGGCACGCCCGCGCCCACGGCCCTCGACCTGGTGGCCCTGCTCCACCCCACCCCGGCCGTAGGTGGCGCCCCCCGGGAGGCCGCCCTGGCCGCCCTGGCCGCCCTCGAACCGTTCGACCGGGGCCTCTACGCCGGGCCCGTGGGCTGGGTCGACCGCCGGGGCGACGGCGACTGGGCCGTGGCCCTGCGCTGCGCCCAGCTCGACGGCCGCCGAGCCACGCTGTGGGCCGGCGCGGGCATCGTCACCGGCTCGTCCCCCGAAGCCGAGTGGGCCGAGACCCAGGCCAAGCTCGAACCCATGCTCCGCGCCCTAGTCCGGGTTTGA
- a CDS encoding ubiquinone/menaquinone biosynthesis methyltransferase codes for MSAPDLPQGEEKVRAVETMFDRIAPRYDLMNRLLTFGMDVGWRQRTVAALGLPPASVALDVACGTGDLCRELHKQGYRAVGVDRSFGMLAAARTSAPLVRGDGLCLPVPDGSVDGIVCGFALRNFESLPPFFAECARALRPGGRVSLLEVSEPANPVLRAGHSVYFGKVVPLVGGLLSDRAAYRYLPKSVAYLPGEERLVALLGEAGFDSARRLTLSTGIAQLLTGTRR; via the coding sequence TTGAGCGCGCCCGACCTGCCCCAGGGGGAGGAGAAGGTCAGGGCGGTGGAGACGATGTTCGACCGCATCGCCCCCCGCTACGACCTCATGAACCGCCTGCTCACGTTCGGCATGGACGTGGGGTGGCGCCAGCGCACGGTGGCCGCCCTCGGGCTACCGCCCGCCAGCGTGGCCCTCGACGTCGCCTGTGGCACCGGGGACCTGTGCCGGGAGCTCCATAAGCAGGGCTACCGGGCCGTGGGGGTCGACCGGTCGTTCGGCATGCTGGCCGCGGCCCGTACGTCGGCCCCCCTGGTCCGGGGGGACGGCCTGTGCCTGCCCGTGCCCGACGGGTCGGTGGACGGGATCGTGTGCGGGTTCGCCCTGCGCAACTTCGAGTCGCTCCCCCCGTTCTTCGCCGAGTGCGCCCGGGCGCTGCGCCCGGGCGGGCGAGTGTCGCTGCTGGAGGTGTCCGAGCCGGCCAACCCCGTGCTGCGGGCCGGTCACTCGGTCTACTTCGGCAAGGTCGTGCCCCTGGTGGGCGGCCTGCTGTCGGACCGGGCCGCCTACCGCTACCTGCCCAAGTCGGTGGCCTACCTGCCCGGGGAGGAACGGTTGGTCGCCCTGCTGGGGGAGGCGGGGTTCGACAGCGCCCGGCGCCTCACCCTGTCGACGGGCATCGCCCAGTTGCTCACCGGCACCCGGAGGTGA